The following are from one region of the Quercus robur chromosome 1, dhQueRobu3.1, whole genome shotgun sequence genome:
- the LOC126729273 gene encoding uncharacterized protein LOC126729273, whose translation MYPDLYEGLRLKPKDLACYDSPLVDFDGKDVIPRGQIRLPMQAGSDVVEVDFIVMNAYSPYTAIAARPWLHALGAISSTLHLNVKYPSGDGVEELVGSQSMARQCLAAAIRHQAGVQLPPLEKEELIVFFRKNIDVFAWNAYKAPRVDPNFIFHHLNVNPSGIPKKQQPRCSSRDHSNVVKEKVIRLKRAGAIKKVFYPDWLANTVVVKKKSGK comes from the exons ATGTACCCTGATTTGTATGAAGGACTAAGATTGAAACCTAAAGATTTAGCATGTTATGATTCACCCTTGGTGGACTTCGATGGGAAAGATGTTATTCCAAGGGGCCAGATTAGACTACCTATGCAAGCAGGTTcagatgtggtggaggtggacttcattgtgATGAATGCATATTCTCCCTACACTGCCATTGCAgcaagaccttggcttcatgccctaGGAGCCATTTCTTCCACCCTACACTTAAATGTGAAGTATCCATCAGGGGATGGGGTCGAGGAGCTAGTTGGGAGCCAGTCTATGGCTAGGCAATGCTTGGCAGCTGCAATTAGACATCAGGCTGGAG TCCAGCTGCCTCCTCTAGAGAAGGAAGAGTTGATAGtcttttttaggaaaaatattgATGTATTTGCGTGGAATGCTTATAAAGCTCCTAGGGTGGACCCAAATTTCATTTTCCATCATTTGAATGTCAATCCATCTGGGATCCCCAAAAAGCAACAACCTCGGTGCTCATCTAGGGACCATTCTAATGTCGTTAAGGAGAAGGTGATCAGGCTTAAACGAGCTGGGGCTATTAAAAAGGTATTTTACCCTGATTGGTTGGCCAATACtgtggtggtgaagaagaagagtggaAAGTAG